In Bacillus methanolicus, the following proteins share a genomic window:
- a CDS encoding nitronate monooxygenase, translating to MAWNENQVTKLLNIQYPIFQAPMAGGITTAELISETSNHGGLGIIGAGYMKPEEIRNEILKVRERTSKPFGVNLFVPSLSVDESFFRTAGKGIEKYIYRRNGAL from the coding sequence GTGGCATGGAATGAAAATCAAGTTACAAAACTATTAAACATTCAATACCCGATTTTCCAGGCACCAATGGCAGGAGGGATTACGACCGCAGAATTAATCAGTGAAACTTCCAATCACGGGGGTCTTGGAATCATCGGGGCGGGCTATATGAAGCCGGAGGAGATCCGAAATGAGATTCTTAAAGTCCGCGAACGAACTTCAAAGCCGTTCGGGGTGAATTTGTTCGTTCCGTCATTAAGTGTTGACGAAAGTTTTTTCAGGACGGCTGGCAAGGGGATTGAAAAATATATTTATAGAAGAAATGGCGCCTTATGA
- the gatA gene encoding Asp-tRNA(Asn)/Glu-tRNA(Gln) amidotransferase subunit GatA, whose translation MSLFDHKVSELHELLHKKEISVSDLVDESYKRISTVENKVQAFLTLDEENARAAARKMDEKLGADESKGLLFGMPIGIKDNIVTKNLRTTCASKILENFDPIYDATVMKKLHQAETITIGKLNMDEFAMGSSTENSAFQKTRNPWNLETVPGGSSGGSAASVAAGEVLFSLGSDTGGSIRQPAAFCGVVGLKPTYGRVSRFGLVAFASSLDQIGPITRNVEDNAYLLQAISGIDPMDSTSANVDVPNFVDALTDDIKGLKIAVPKEYLGEGVREEVRQSVLDALKVLEKLGAVWEEVSLPHSKYALATYYLLSSSEASANLARFDGVRYGYRTPNAENLIDMYKKTRAEGFGDEVKRRIMLGTFALSSGYYDAYYKKAQKVRTLIKKDFEDVFEKYDVIIGPTTPTPAFKIGEQVDDPLTMYANDILTIPVNLAGVPAISIPCGFANGLPLGLQIIGKHFDESTVYRVAHAFEQATDFHKQKPQL comes from the coding sequence GTGAGCTTATTTGATCATAAAGTTTCAGAGCTCCATGAGCTTTTACATAAAAAAGAAATCAGCGTTTCCGACCTTGTTGATGAATCGTACAAACGAATCAGCACGGTTGAGAATAAGGTGCAGGCATTCTTAACATTGGATGAAGAAAATGCCCGTGCTGCTGCCAGAAAAATGGACGAAAAGCTAGGTGCAGATGAATCAAAAGGATTGCTGTTTGGCATGCCAATCGGAATAAAAGACAATATCGTTACGAAAAATTTGCGAACTACGTGTGCAAGCAAAATTCTCGAAAACTTTGATCCTATTTATGACGCAACGGTCATGAAAAAATTACATCAAGCAGAAACCATCACAATCGGAAAGTTGAACATGGACGAATTTGCGATGGGTTCTTCTACTGAAAACTCCGCTTTTCAAAAAACACGCAATCCATGGAATTTGGAAACGGTGCCTGGAGGGTCATCCGGCGGCTCAGCGGCCTCTGTCGCAGCAGGCGAAGTGCTTTTTTCTTTAGGTTCTGATACAGGAGGATCCATTCGCCAGCCGGCAGCGTTTTGCGGTGTAGTAGGACTAAAACCGACATATGGACGCGTTTCGCGCTTCGGCCTCGTTGCGTTTGCGTCTTCTCTTGATCAAATCGGGCCGATCACCCGAAATGTTGAAGATAATGCATATTTATTACAGGCGATTTCAGGTATTGATCCAATGGATTCCACATCAGCGAATGTGGATGTGCCGAACTTTGTGGACGCACTGACAGATGATATTAAAGGGTTAAAAATTGCAGTTCCAAAAGAATACCTCGGAGAAGGGGTGCGAGAGGAAGTACGCCAGTCTGTCCTTGATGCGTTAAAGGTGCTTGAAAAATTAGGCGCTGTATGGGAAGAAGTTTCCCTTCCGCATTCAAAATATGCACTGGCTACTTATTATTTGCTTTCTTCTTCAGAAGCATCCGCCAACCTTGCTCGATTTGACGGCGTCCGTTACGGATACCGGACTCCAAATGCGGAGAACTTGATTGATATGTACAAAAAGACTCGTGCTGAAGGCTTTGGCGATGAAGTCAAGCGGCGAATCATGCTCGGTACGTTTGCTTTAAGTTCGGGATATTATGATGCTTATTACAAAAAAGCGCAAAAAGTGCGTACGCTTATTAAAAAAGACTTTGAAGATGTCTTTGAAAAATATGATGTAATTATCGGACCGACTACTCCGACACCGGCCTTTAAAATCGGGGAACAAGTGGATGATCCGTTAACGATGTATGCAAACGATATTTTAACGATTCCTGTCAATCTTGCAGGTGTTCCGGCAATCTCTATTCCTTGCGGCTTTGCAAATGGCTTGCCGCTTGGCCTGCAAATTATCGGCAAACATTTTGATGAAAGCACCGTATATCGTGTTGCCCATGCGTTCGAACAGGCAACTGATTTTCATAAACAAAAACCACAGTTGTAA
- the gatC gene encoding Asp-tRNA(Asn)/Glu-tRNA(Gln) amidotransferase subunit GatC — translation MSRISKDQVKHVAHLARLAITEEEAEKFTKQLDAIISFAEQLNELNTEDVKPTSHVLEMKNVLREDKPEKGLPQEEVLKNAPEHEKGQFKVPSILE, via the coding sequence ATGTCAAGGATTTCAAAAGACCAGGTGAAGCATGTCGCCCATCTGGCAAGACTTGCGATTACAGAAGAAGAAGCTGAAAAATTTACGAAACAGCTGGACGCAATTATTTCGTTTGCTGAGCAATTAAATGAGCTTAATACGGAAGACGTAAAACCAACTTCGCACGTTCTGGAAATGAAAAATGTGCTGCGCGAGGACAAGCCTGAGAAAGGACTTCCACAGGAAGAAGTATTAAAAAATGCTCCGGAACATGAGAAAGGACAATTCAAAGTACCGTCCATATTAGAATAA
- the thiW gene encoding energy coupling factor transporter S component ThiW, with product MKKTQKLTLTAMMITIGTLTSHMFFIPIGFAKVFPMQHFINVLSAVLLGPYYAVAQALCVSILRNLMGTGSVFAFPGSMIGAFLAAYLFSKTKKTSMAFVGEVTGTGLLGALASYPIAVLLLGKEATIFGFIPSFMVSSLSGAFIGYVILTVFLRNTAAKEKLLEKTSFHNRI from the coding sequence GTGAAAAAAACACAGAAGCTTACGTTAACTGCCATGATGATTACGATTGGTACACTGACAAGCCACATGTTTTTTATCCCGATAGGATTTGCCAAAGTTTTTCCAATGCAGCATTTTATTAATGTTTTGTCAGCAGTTTTATTAGGTCCGTATTACGCAGTGGCTCAGGCGCTTTGCGTATCCATTTTAAGAAATCTAATGGGAACCGGCTCCGTTTTTGCGTTTCCGGGGAGTATGATCGGGGCCTTTTTGGCAGCATATTTATTTTCAAAGACGAAAAAGACATCTATGGCTTTTGTTGGTGAAGTCACCGGAACAGGTTTGTTGGGTGCTCTTGCTTCATATCCGATTGCAGTCCTTTTACTGGGAAAAGAAGCAACAATATTTGGATTCATTCCTTCGTTTATGGTCAGCTCCTTATCAGGTGCTTTTATCGGTTATGTCATTCTGACTGTTTTTTTGAGAAATACTGCGGCAAAAGAGAAGTTACTTGAAAAGACATCTTTTCATAACAGGATTTGA
- the aceB gene encoding malate synthase A, with translation MSTQTTGIEIVGSMKLGYEEILTTEALNFIEELEKKFGPRRKELLQLRQKRQEEINQGKLPDFLPETEHIRNGDWTIAPLPDDLRDRRVEITGPTDRKMIINALNSGAKVFMADCEDATSPTWENIVEGQINLRDAANRTISFENPNGKKYELNEKTAVLLVRPRGLHLEEKHLLLDGKPISGSFFDFGMYFFHNAKNLIARGTGPYFYLPKLESHLEARLWNDVFVYSQEKLGIPQGTIKATVLIETILAAFEMHEILYELRDHSAGLNCGRWDYIFSYLKKFRNHENVILPDRSQVTMTVPFMRSYSLLTIQTCHRRKAPAIGGMAAQIPVKNDPKANEEAFAKVRADKEREARDGHDGTWVAHPALVPVALEVFNREMPNANQIETKKLEDLNVSASDLIEVPEGTITENGVRMNINVGIQYVASWLGGRGAAPIHNLMEDAATAEISRAQLWQWIRHPKGILDDGRKVTVEMYEQFKKEELEKIKQEIGAESFANGRFDEAVELFDKLILEDEFADFLTLPGYEIL, from the coding sequence ATGTCCACTCAAACGACAGGCATTGAAATTGTTGGTTCGATGAAACTAGGATATGAAGAAATCCTAACGACTGAAGCACTCAACTTTATTGAAGAATTGGAAAAAAAGTTTGGCCCGCGGAGAAAAGAACTGTTACAGCTCCGGCAAAAACGGCAAGAAGAAATCAACCAGGGAAAACTCCCGGACTTTCTTCCTGAAACAGAGCATATTCGAAACGGAGATTGGACAATAGCGCCGCTTCCGGACGATCTCCGCGACAGACGCGTGGAAATTACCGGACCAACTGATCGAAAAATGATCATAAATGCGTTGAATTCCGGTGCCAAAGTCTTTATGGCGGATTGTGAGGACGCCACTTCGCCAACTTGGGAAAACATCGTCGAAGGGCAGATCAATCTTAGAGATGCAGCGAACCGGACGATCTCGTTTGAAAATCCAAACGGCAAGAAATATGAATTGAACGAAAAAACAGCCGTACTTCTTGTTCGTCCTAGAGGACTTCATCTTGAAGAAAAACATTTGCTTCTTGATGGAAAACCGATTTCCGGCAGTTTCTTCGATTTTGGAATGTACTTTTTCCATAATGCGAAGAATCTGATTGCGAGAGGAACCGGCCCGTATTTTTACTTGCCGAAGCTTGAAAGCCATCTTGAAGCAAGGCTTTGGAATGACGTATTTGTTTATTCACAGGAAAAGCTAGGTATCCCTCAAGGAACAATTAAAGCAACGGTTCTTATTGAAACGATTTTGGCTGCGTTCGAAATGCATGAGATTTTATACGAATTAAGGGATCATTCCGCCGGATTAAACTGCGGGCGCTGGGATTATATTTTCAGCTACTTGAAAAAGTTCCGCAATCACGAGAATGTCATCTTGCCTGACAGATCACAGGTGACAATGACTGTTCCGTTTATGAGATCTTATTCACTGTTGACAATTCAAACATGCCATCGCCGAAAAGCACCGGCAATTGGAGGCATGGCGGCACAAATTCCTGTTAAAAACGATCCGAAAGCAAATGAAGAAGCTTTTGCAAAAGTACGTGCCGATAAAGAGCGGGAAGCACGCGACGGTCATGATGGGACATGGGTAGCACACCCTGCTTTAGTTCCGGTAGCGCTTGAAGTTTTCAACCGGGAGATGCCTAATGCCAATCAAATTGAAACAAAAAAACTTGAAGATCTCAACGTTTCAGCCAGCGATTTGATCGAAGTTCCTGAAGGCACGATCACTGAAAATGGTGTCCGAATGAACATCAATGTCGGAATTCAATATGTTGCATCATGGCTCGGCGGCAGAGGAGCAGCGCCAATTCACAATCTTATGGAAGATGCTGCTACAGCCGAGATTTCAAGGGCGCAGCTTTGGCAATGGATCCGCCATCCAAAAGGTATTTTAGATGACGGCAGAAAAGTGACCGTTGAGATGTACGAGCAGTTTAAGAAAGAAGAGCTTGAAAAAATTAAGCAGGAAATTGGTGCGGAAAGCTTTGCAAATGGCCGATTCGATGAAGCGGTTGAATTGTTTGACAAGCTGATTTTAGAAGATGAGTTTGCTGATTTCCTAACTCTTCCGGGTTATGAAATTTTATAG
- a CDS encoding DUF7010 family protein codes for MSIEKLHEDLSIRAKKGVPMFYAGIFFWLAAGISGFLFPQNILIWIYVYGIGLILPLGFAIAKLLKIDFLAKDNPLSTVGGLVGGVQIFFIPVVILVMMNEPQWIPFIIGILAGAHFFPYVWIYKSNAYLFQTVAQVAASTVIGYIYMAEAYKILPFVLIVVYSITAFRLNKEVENLSRTGMQNRSGVSTNQ; via the coding sequence ATGAGTATTGAAAAATTGCATGAAGATCTATCAATACGTGCGAAAAAAGGAGTCCCTATGTTTTATGCGGGCATTTTCTTCTGGCTGGCAGCCGGCATTTCCGGGTTTCTTTTTCCACAAAATATCCTTATTTGGATATATGTTTACGGTATCGGGCTGATCCTGCCGCTCGGATTTGCAATCGCGAAACTGCTTAAGATTGACTTTTTAGCAAAGGATAATCCTCTTTCTACAGTCGGAGGCCTGGTCGGAGGGGTGCAAATATTCTTTATCCCTGTCGTTATTCTTGTCATGATGAATGAACCCCAATGGATTCCGTTTATTATCGGCATCCTTGCAGGGGCACATTTTTTCCCGTATGTTTGGATTTATAAAAGCAATGCCTATTTATTTCAAACGGTTGCTCAAGTCGCAGCATCAACCGTGATCGGTTATATTTACATGGCTGAAGCTTATAAAATTTTGCCGTTTGTTTTAATAGTTGTTTACTCGATAACGGCGTTCCGTTTGAATAAAGAAGTAGAAAATCTATCCCGTACCGGTATGCAAAACAGATCGGGAGTGTCAACGAACCAGTAG
- the aceA gene encoding isocitrate lyase, protein MTDSRVQQLQESWEKDSRWKGITRPYSAEDVIKLRGSIDIEYTLARRGAEKLWKLVNEEDFINALGALTGNQAVQQVKAGLKAIYLSGWQVAADANLAGHMYPDQSLYPANSVPQVVKRINQALQRADQIHHSEGDNSIDWFAPIVADAEAGFGGQLNVFELMKAMIEAGAAGVHFEDQLSSEKKCGHLGGKVLLPTQTAVKNLIAARLAADVMGVPTVLIARTDANAADMVTSDVDPYDAPFITGERTEEGFFRTKAGLDQAIARGLAYAPYADMIWCETSEPNLEEARRFAEAIHEKFPGKLLAYNCSPSFNWKKKLDDETIAKFQVELGKMGYKFQFVTLAGFHTLNHSMFELARGYKDRGMAAYSELQQAEFASEKYGYTATRHQREVGTGYFDEVAMVISGGKASTTALKGSTEEEQFTVAAK, encoded by the coding sequence ATGACAGATTCTAGAGTACAACAATTGCAGGAAAGCTGGGAAAAGGATTCTCGCTGGAAAGGAATTACCCGTCCTTATTCAGCAGAAGATGTAATCAAATTACGAGGATCAATTGACATTGAGTATACACTGGCACGCCGCGGAGCGGAAAAACTTTGGAAGCTTGTAAATGAAGAAGATTTTATTAATGCACTTGGCGCGCTTACAGGTAATCAGGCTGTTCAGCAAGTAAAAGCAGGTTTGAAAGCTATTTACTTAAGCGGCTGGCAAGTTGCAGCTGATGCAAACCTTGCTGGACATATGTACCCTGACCAAAGCTTATATCCGGCAAACAGTGTGCCGCAAGTAGTAAAGCGTATTAATCAGGCTCTGCAGCGCGCTGACCAAATCCATCATTCTGAAGGAGACAATTCAATTGATTGGTTTGCTCCGATTGTAGCCGATGCGGAAGCAGGCTTCGGCGGCCAGCTGAACGTGTTTGAATTGATGAAAGCGATGATTGAAGCCGGAGCTGCCGGAGTACACTTCGAAGATCAGCTTTCTTCAGAAAAGAAATGCGGACACCTTGGCGGAAAAGTATTGCTTCCAACACAAACTGCAGTGAAAAACTTGATTGCAGCCCGCCTCGCAGCTGACGTAATGGGTGTACCAACTGTATTAATTGCCCGCACGGATGCGAACGCAGCGGATATGGTAACAAGTGATGTGGATCCGTACGATGCTCCGTTCATTACCGGAGAGCGTACAGAAGAAGGATTCTTCCGCACAAAAGCCGGTTTAGATCAAGCGATTGCCCGCGGATTGGCGTATGCACCGTATGCTGATATGATCTGGTGCGAAACATCTGAGCCAAATTTAGAGGAAGCAAGACGTTTTGCGGAAGCGATTCATGAGAAGTTCCCTGGTAAACTGTTAGCTTACAACTGCTCGCCATCATTCAACTGGAAGAAAAAGCTTGATGATGAAACAATCGCGAAATTCCAGGTTGAACTTGGAAAAATGGGCTACAAGTTCCAATTCGTTACACTTGCAGGATTCCATACTTTGAACCACAGCATGTTCGAACTAGCAAGAGGCTACAAAGATCGTGGAATGGCAGCTTACTCAGAACTGCAGCAAGCGGAGTTTGCAAGCGAAAAGTACGGCTACACTGCTACAAGACACCAGCGTGAAGTCGGAACAGGCTACTTCGATGAAGTTGCAATGGTGATCTCAGGCGGAAAAGCTTCAACAACTGCTTTGAAAGGCTCAACAGAAGAAGAACAGTTCACCGTCGCAGCAAAGTAA
- a CDS encoding MerR family transcriptional regulator, protein MNTSAVAKLLGVSQSTVQRWVKQLNLKMERNELGHYVFTDEDIELLKQVHEQLKNGVPLQDLAVTAKKTRKGTAKTSNNDRVNEELVNKINDLERKLDDKADSVVSYQLLQHRREIEELQNEIKKLHKRIELLEQKHSEKKKSENLLVFDQSGQKKKQRKKFISMLFGF, encoded by the coding sequence ATGAATACAAGTGCTGTTGCAAAGTTATTAGGAGTTTCACAAAGCACGGTTCAGCGATGGGTGAAGCAGCTGAATCTTAAAATGGAACGAAATGAACTTGGACATTATGTGTTTACTGATGAAGATATTGAACTTTTAAAACAAGTTCATGAACAGCTCAAAAACGGTGTTCCTCTTCAAGATCTTGCCGTAACTGCAAAAAAAACACGCAAAGGTACGGCTAAGACATCAAATAATGATAGAGTAAACGAGGAACTAGTCAATAAAATAAATGATTTGGAAAGAAAACTTGATGATAAAGCAGATTCCGTCGTCTCCTATCAGCTTCTCCAGCACCGACGCGAAATCGAGGAACTGCAAAATGAAATAAAAAAACTGCATAAACGTATTGAACTTCTTGAGCAAAAGCATAGCGAGAAGAAAAAATCAGAAAACCTGCTTGTTTTTGATCAGTCTGGCCAAAAAAAGAAACAGAGAAAAAAATTTATCAGTATGCTGTTCGGATTTTAA
- a CDS encoding nitronate monooxygenase, whose protein sequence is MKNIFIEEMAPYEEQIPPFPIQNTLTGTIRKKSAALNNKKYMSLWAGQGVRLAKQTTVAKLMAKLVQDIDALTR, encoded by the coding sequence TTGAAAAATATATTTATAGAAGAAATGGCGCCTTATGAGGAGCAGATTCCGCCGTTCCCAATCCAAAATACATTAACTGGAACGATCCGCAAAAAATCAGCCGCTTTAAATAACAAAAAATATATGTCCCTTTGGGCAGGCCAAGGGGTGCGTCTCGCAAAACAAACCACCGTAGCAAAACTAATGGCAAAACTCGTGCAGGACATAGATGCTTTAACACGTTAA
- the gatB gene encoding Asp-tRNA(Asn)/Glu-tRNA(Gln) amidotransferase subunit GatB, giving the protein MKFETVIGLEVHVELKTDSKIFSASPNQFGAEPNTNTSVIELGYPGVLPVLNKKAVEYAMKAAMALNCEVATETKFDRKNYFYPDNPKAYQISQFDKPIGKNGWIEIEVDGKKKKIGITRLHLEEDAGKLNHENGYSLVDLNRQGTPLIEIVSEPDIRTPDEAYAYLEKLKSIIQYTGVSDCKMEEGSLRCDANISIRPVGQKEFGTKTELKNLNSFNFVRKGLEYEEKRQREVVLAGGTIQQETRRYDEATNTTILMRVKEGSDDYRYFPEPDLVELYIDEEWKERVRAEIPELPDQRKKRYIEELGLPAYDAAVLTVTKEMADFFEATVKAGADPKQASNWMMGEVSAYLNAEQKELHEVSLTPESLAGMIKLIENGTISSKIAKTVFKELIENGGDAEQIVKEKGLVQISDEGALLKIIAEVIEANPQSVQDFKNGKGKAIGFLVGQVMKATKGQANPPLVNKLLNQELQKL; this is encoded by the coding sequence ATGAAATTTGAAACAGTGATAGGCCTTGAAGTACACGTAGAATTAAAAACTGATTCCAAAATCTTTTCGGCAAGCCCGAACCAATTTGGCGCTGAACCTAACACAAATACTTCTGTTATTGAACTCGGATATCCGGGCGTACTGCCTGTTTTGAATAAAAAGGCTGTCGAGTATGCGATGAAAGCGGCCATGGCACTAAACTGTGAAGTGGCAACAGAAACGAAGTTTGACCGCAAAAACTATTTTTATCCGGATAATCCGAAGGCATATCAGATTTCCCAATTCGATAAGCCGATCGGCAAAAACGGCTGGATTGAAATCGAAGTGGACGGGAAAAAGAAAAAAATTGGAATTACCCGCCTACATTTAGAGGAAGATGCAGGGAAATTAAACCACGAAAACGGCTATTCCCTTGTAGATTTAAATCGCCAGGGCACGCCGTTAATTGAAATTGTTTCGGAGCCGGATATCCGTACTCCTGACGAAGCGTATGCCTATCTTGAAAAATTAAAATCAATCATCCAATATACGGGTGTGTCTGATTGTAAAATGGAAGAGGGTTCCCTACGCTGTGATGCAAATATATCAATCCGCCCGGTTGGCCAAAAAGAATTCGGAACAAAAACCGAGTTGAAAAACTTAAACTCTTTTAATTTCGTCCGAAAGGGTTTGGAGTATGAAGAAAAACGCCAGCGGGAAGTGGTGCTTGCAGGCGGAACGATTCAGCAGGAAACGCGCCGGTATGATGAAGCGACAAATACGACGATTTTAATGCGTGTGAAAGAAGGTTCGGATGACTATCGCTACTTCCCGGAGCCTGATCTTGTGGAATTGTATATTGATGAAGAGTGGAAAGAACGCGTAAGAGCAGAAATTCCTGAGCTGCCTGATCAGCGGAAAAAACGCTACATCGAAGAACTTGGACTGCCTGCTTATGATGCTGCTGTTTTAACAGTAACAAAAGAAATGGCTGACTTCTTTGAGGCGACTGTCAAAGCCGGTGCAGATCCAAAACAAGCATCCAACTGGATGATGGGAGAGGTGTCTGCTTACTTAAATGCGGAACAAAAAGAGCTTCACGAAGTGTCTTTAACGCCTGAAAGCCTCGCGGGCATGATTAAGCTGATCGAAAATGGCACAATTTCTTCGAAAATCGCCAAAACAGTATTTAAAGAGTTAATTGAAAATGGCGGAGATGCAGAGCAAATTGTCAAAGAAAAAGGACTTGTTCAGATTTCCGACGAAGGAGCGCTTCTAAAAATTATTGCAGAAGTCATTGAGGCGAACCCACAATCAGTACAAGACTTTAAAAATGGGAAGGGTAAAGCGATCGGCTTCCTTGTCGGCCAGGTAATGAAAGCGACAAAAGGACAAGCCAATCCGCCGTTGGTCAATAAATTATTAAATCAAGAATTGCAAAAGCTATAA
- the thiC gene encoding phosphomethylpyrimidine synthase ThiC, with protein sequence MTNDFTQMMYTFPGSKKVYVEGSRPDIQVPMREISLSPTESMFGKEENKPVRVYDTSGPYTDPNYEVDLKKGLPKLRRKWILERGDVEEYQGRSVKPEDNGYRSEEEANRKIEVFPNTNNRPLRAKKGRNVTQMHYAKKGIITPEMEFIAIREQLDPEFVRSEVARGRAIIPANINHPEAEPMIIGRNFHVKINANIGNSAVSSSISEEVEKMTWAVRWGADTIMDLSTGKNIHTTREWIIRNSPVPVGTVPIYQALEKVKGVAEDLTWEVYRDTLIEQAEQGVDYFTIHAGVLLRYIPLTAKRTTGIVSRGGSIMAQWCLAHHEENFLYTHFEEICEILKAYDISVSLGDGLRPGSIADANDEAQFAELQTLGELTEIAWKHDVQVMIEGPGHVPMHLIKENVDKQMEICKEAPFYTLGPLTTDIAPGYDHITSAIGAAMIGWFGTAMLCYVTPKEHLGLPNKNDVREGVIAYKIAAHAADLAKGHPGARIRDDALSKARFEFRWNDQFNLSLDPDRAREYHDETLPAEGAKTAHFCSMCGPKFCSMRISQDIRNMAKEKGMTEDEFIKTGMKEKAQEFVDNGSVIYK encoded by the coding sequence ATGACAAACGATTTTACTCAAATGATGTATACTTTTCCGGGAAGCAAAAAAGTGTATGTGGAAGGATCAAGACCTGATATTCAGGTCCCGATGCGGGAAATCTCGCTCAGCCCGACAGAATCCATGTTTGGAAAAGAGGAAAATAAGCCTGTGCGTGTGTATGATACAAGTGGTCCATACACTGATCCGAATTATGAGGTTGATTTGAAAAAAGGGCTTCCAAAGCTTCGCAGAAAGTGGATTTTGGAAAGAGGAGATGTTGAGGAATATCAAGGCAGATCTGTTAAGCCTGAGGACAATGGCTACCGCAGCGAAGAAGAAGCAAACCGGAAGATCGAGGTTTTTCCAAATACGAACAACCGTCCGCTGAGAGCGAAAAAAGGGCGCAATGTCACGCAAATGCATTATGCAAAAAAGGGAATCATTACCCCTGAGATGGAGTTCATTGCGATCAGAGAACAGCTCGATCCTGAATTTGTCCGCAGTGAGGTAGCTAGGGGAAGAGCAATCATTCCGGCAAATATTAATCATCCTGAGGCCGAGCCAATGATTATTGGGCGCAATTTTCATGTGAAAATTAATGCGAATATTGGGAATTCGGCTGTATCCTCGTCAATTTCAGAAGAAGTTGAAAAAATGACTTGGGCCGTCCGCTGGGGTGCCGATACGATCATGGATTTATCGACAGGAAAAAACATACATACAACAAGGGAATGGATTATTCGAAACTCTCCGGTTCCAGTCGGAACAGTGCCAATTTATCAAGCACTTGAAAAAGTGAAAGGCGTGGCCGAAGATCTGACATGGGAAGTTTACCGGGACACATTAATTGAGCAGGCGGAGCAAGGTGTTGACTACTTTACGATACATGCCGGAGTTTTACTTCGCTATATTCCTCTGACTGCAAAACGGACAACCGGGATTGTTTCCCGCGGAGGATCGATTATGGCTCAATGGTGCTTGGCACATCACGAGGAAAATTTCTTGTATACTCACTTTGAGGAGATTTGTGAGATTTTAAAAGCGTACGACATTTCCGTCTCATTAGGAGATGGTCTAAGACCGGGTTCAATTGCCGATGCAAATGATGAAGCGCAATTTGCAGAACTTCAAACGTTAGGCGAGCTTACTGAAATAGCGTGGAAGCATGATGTCCAAGTAATGATTGAAGGCCCGGGACATGTACCGATGCATCTTATAAAAGAGAATGTGGATAAGCAAATGGAAATTTGCAAAGAAGCTCCATTCTACACATTGGGACCTTTAACAACAGATATAGCACCGGGATATGATCATATTACATCAGCGATTGGTGCGGCGATGATCGGCTGGTTCGGCACAGCGATGCTTTGTTATGTTACGCCAAAAGAGCATTTAGGCTTGCCGAATAAAAATGATGTAAGAGAAGGGGTTATTGCTTATAAAATTGCGGCGCATGCAGCTGATTTAGCAAAAGGCCATCCTGGTGCCCGCATAAGAGATGACGCACTTTCAAAAGCACGTTTTGAATTTCGCTGGAATGACCAGTTTAATCTATCTCTTGATCCTGATCGGGCGAGGGAGTATCATGATGAAACACTTCCAGCCGAAGGAGCAAAAACAGCTCACTTCTGCTCAATGTGCGGTCCAAAGTTCTGTTCGATGCGGATTTCACAGGATATTCGAAATATGGCAAAGGAAAAGGGCATGACCGAAGATGAATTTATTAAGACTGGAATGAAAGAAAAAGCACAGGAGTTTGTCGATAATGGATCAGTTATATATAAATAA
- a CDS encoding YueI family protein — MPKQNVDDYIQQGIHGPKETKPDERRKFLGTLRERIVVALTQQQVRENGIYKEAETLMMENPKAHLYLNGNMDYSHLSKYIKVAKKYKIESTIVANKDHDTEIGLVLAYDHAIDKEDIYLSKQKEEKQQSQKGKSKKGLLSVFRNVFKKG, encoded by the coding sequence TTGCCGAAACAAAATGTTGATGATTATATCCAGCAGGGGATTCATGGCCCGAAAGAAACCAAACCGGATGAACGGCGAAAATTTTTAGGCACACTGAGAGAAAGGATTGTCGTTGCCCTTACACAACAGCAAGTGAGAGAAAACGGGATTTATAAAGAAGCTGAGACTTTAATGATGGAAAACCCGAAAGCCCACCTCTACTTAAACGGGAATATGGATTATTCCCATTTGTCCAAATATATAAAAGTGGCAAAAAAATACAAAATTGAGTCTACAATCGTGGCAAATAAAGACCATGACACAGAAATTGGCCTTGTACTTGCCTATGATCATGCAATCGATAAGGAAGATATTTATCTTTCGAAGCAGAAAGAGGAAAAGCAGCAGTCCCAAAAAGGAAAAAGCAAAAAAGGCCTGCTGTCCGTTTTCAGAAACGTTTTTAAAAAAGGATAG